A genomic window from Coregonus clupeaformis isolate EN_2021a unplaced genomic scaffold, ASM2061545v1 scaf0064, whole genome shotgun sequence includes:
- the LOC121556564 gene encoding protein PALS2 isoform X1, translating into MQQVLDNLRDLPPTTGAKDTDLLFLRGIIESPIVRSLAKAHERLEDVKLEAVRDNNQQLISEILDSITGLSGRDASAEELANILQEPHFKSLIEAHDKVAGKCYEMPPSEVNSNAMATGPLMPADAVRMIGIQKKAGEPLGVTFRVERGELVIARILHGSLIDRQGMLHAGDVIREVNGREVGSDPKELLELLRDCQGGITLKILPSYRDTPAPPQVHLKPHFNYSPATDNLIPCKEAGLAFSKGDVLHIVNREDPNWWQAVNIVGGATGLIPSQFLEEKRKAFVRREWNGSGVLCGTLTGKKKKKKMMYMMSKNAEFDRHELQIYEEVAKMPPFQRKTLVLIGAQGVGRRSLKNRLIIINPLLYGTTVPFTSRPAREEERDGQSYCFVSRSQMEADIKASRYLEHGEYDGNLYGTKMNSIHEVVDAGRTCILDVNPQALKQLKTAEFMPFVVFIAAPELDILRAMHKAVVDAGLTTKLLTEMDLKKTVDESARIRRAYSHYFDLTIVNDNLDKAFEQLQVAVEQLCSEPQWVPVSWVY; encoded by the exons ATGCAGCAGGTGCTGGATAACCTGAGAGACCTGCCCCCCACCACGGGCGCCAAAGACACCGACCTCCTCTTCCTCAGGGGCATCATAGAGAGCCCCATAGTCCGCTCCCTCGCCAAg gCCCATGAGAGGTTGGAGGATGTGAAGCTGGAGGCTGTGAGAGACAACAACCAGCAGCTGATCTCAGAGATCCTAGACTCCATTACagggctgagtggtagagacgcCTCCGCTGAGGAACTAGCCAACATCCTCCAGGAACCACACTTCAAg tcTCTGATTGAGGCCCATGACAAGGTGGCAGGTAAATGTTATGAGATGCCGCCCTCGGAGGTGAACAGTAATGCCATGGCAACCGGCCCGCTCATGCCTGCTGATGCCGTCAGGATGATTGGCATCCAGAAGAAGGCTGGCGAACCACTG GGGGTGACGTTCAGGGTGGAACGAGGGGAGCTGGTGATCGCCAGGATCCTGCACGGCAGTTTGATCGACCGGCAGGGCATGCTGCACGCGGGCGACGTCATCAGGGAGGTGAACGGGCGCGAGGTGGGCAGCGACCCCAAGGAGCTGCTGGAGCTGCTGAGGGACTGCCAGGGGGGCATCACCCTCAAGATCCTTCCCAGCTACCGCGACACTCCAGCACCCCCACAG gtgCATCTGAAACCCCACTTTAACTACAGCCCAGCCACAGACAACCTGATCCCCTGTAAGGAGGCTGGCCTGGCCTTCTCTAAAGGAGATGTATTGCACATTGTCAACAGAGAGGACCCTAACTGGTGGCAG GCAGTCAACATTGTGGGAGGAGCCACAGGACTGATCCCCAGTCAGTTcttagaggagaagaggaaagccTTTGTGAGGAGAGAATGGAATGGATCAG GCGTTCTCTGTGGGACACTAAcagggaagaagaagaagaagaagatgatgtACATGATGTCCAAGAATGCAG AGTTTGACCGCCATGAGCTGCAGATCTACGAAGAGGTGGCCAAGATGCCTCCATTCCAGAGGAAGACCCTGGTTCTGATTGGTGCTCAGGGAGTGGGCCGGCGCAGCCTGAAGAACAGACTGATCATCATCAACCCTCTGCTCTATGGAACCACCGTCCCCT tcACGTCTCGGCCTGctcgggaggaggagagggacggaCAGTCGTACTGCTTTGTGTCTCGGTCCCAGATGGAGGCAGACATTAAGGCCAGTCGCTACCTGGAGCATGGAGAGTATGATGGAAACCTCTACGGAACCAAGATGAACTCCATCCACGAGGTGGTGGACGCAGGACGCACCTGCATACTGGACGTTAACCCACAG GCGCTGAAGCAGCTGAAGACAGCAGAGTTCATGCCGTTTGTGGTGTTTATCGCTGCTCCTGAACTGGACATTCTAAGAGCTATGCACAAAGCTGTGGTGGACGCTGGACTTACCACCAAACTGCTCACG gagatgGATCTGAAGAAAACCGTGGATGAGAGCGCCAGGATCCGCCGGGCCTACAGCCACTACTTTGACCTGACCATCGTCAACGACAACCTGGACAAGGCCTTTGAGCAGCTGCAGGTGGCCGTGGAGCAGCTGTGTTCTGAGCCCCAGTGGGTCCCTGTCAGCTGGGTGTACTGA
- the LOC121556564 gene encoding protein PALS2 isoform X2 produces MQQVLDNLRDLPPTTGAKDTDLLFLRGIIESPIVRSLAKAHERLEDVKLEAVRDNNQQLISEILDSITGLSGRDASAEELANILQEPHFKSLIEAHDKVAGKCYEMPPSEVNSNAMATGPLMPADAVRMIGIQKKAGEPLGVTFRVERGELVIARILHGSLIDRQGMLHAGDVIREVNGREVGSDPKELLELLRDCQGGITLKILPSYRDTPAPPQVHLKPHFNYSPATDNLIPCKEAGLAFSKGDVLHIVNREDPNWWQAVNIVGGATGLIPSQFLEEKRKAFVRREWNGSGVLCGTLTGKKKKKKMMYMMSKNAEFDRHELQIYEEVAKMPPFQRKTLVLIGAQGVGRRSLKNRLIIINPLLYGTTVPFTSRPAREEERDGQSYCFVSRSQMEADIKASRYLEHGEYDGNLYGTKMNSIHEVVDAGRTCILDVNPQEMDLKKTVDESARIRRAYSHYFDLTIVNDNLDKAFEQLQVAVEQLCSEPQWVPVSWVY; encoded by the exons ATGCAGCAGGTGCTGGATAACCTGAGAGACCTGCCCCCCACCACGGGCGCCAAAGACACCGACCTCCTCTTCCTCAGGGGCATCATAGAGAGCCCCATAGTCCGCTCCCTCGCCAAg gCCCATGAGAGGTTGGAGGATGTGAAGCTGGAGGCTGTGAGAGACAACAACCAGCAGCTGATCTCAGAGATCCTAGACTCCATTACagggctgagtggtagagacgcCTCCGCTGAGGAACTAGCCAACATCCTCCAGGAACCACACTTCAAg tcTCTGATTGAGGCCCATGACAAGGTGGCAGGTAAATGTTATGAGATGCCGCCCTCGGAGGTGAACAGTAATGCCATGGCAACCGGCCCGCTCATGCCTGCTGATGCCGTCAGGATGATTGGCATCCAGAAGAAGGCTGGCGAACCACTG GGGGTGACGTTCAGGGTGGAACGAGGGGAGCTGGTGATCGCCAGGATCCTGCACGGCAGTTTGATCGACCGGCAGGGCATGCTGCACGCGGGCGACGTCATCAGGGAGGTGAACGGGCGCGAGGTGGGCAGCGACCCCAAGGAGCTGCTGGAGCTGCTGAGGGACTGCCAGGGGGGCATCACCCTCAAGATCCTTCCCAGCTACCGCGACACTCCAGCACCCCCACAG gtgCATCTGAAACCCCACTTTAACTACAGCCCAGCCACAGACAACCTGATCCCCTGTAAGGAGGCTGGCCTGGCCTTCTCTAAAGGAGATGTATTGCACATTGTCAACAGAGAGGACCCTAACTGGTGGCAG GCAGTCAACATTGTGGGAGGAGCCACAGGACTGATCCCCAGTCAGTTcttagaggagaagaggaaagccTTTGTGAGGAGAGAATGGAATGGATCAG GCGTTCTCTGTGGGACACTAAcagggaagaagaagaagaagaagatgatgtACATGATGTCCAAGAATGCAG AGTTTGACCGCCATGAGCTGCAGATCTACGAAGAGGTGGCCAAGATGCCTCCATTCCAGAGGAAGACCCTGGTTCTGATTGGTGCTCAGGGAGTGGGCCGGCGCAGCCTGAAGAACAGACTGATCATCATCAACCCTCTGCTCTATGGAACCACCGTCCCCT tcACGTCTCGGCCTGctcgggaggaggagagggacggaCAGTCGTACTGCTTTGTGTCTCGGTCCCAGATGGAGGCAGACATTAAGGCCAGTCGCTACCTGGAGCATGGAGAGTATGATGGAAACCTCTACGGAACCAAGATGAACTCCATCCACGAGGTGGTGGACGCAGGACGCACCTGCATACTGGACGTTAACCCACAG gagatgGATCTGAAGAAAACCGTGGATGAGAGCGCCAGGATCCGCCGGGCCTACAGCCACTACTTTGACCTGACCATCGTCAACGACAACCTGGACAAGGCCTTTGAGCAGCTGCAGGTGGCCGTGGAGCAGCTGTGTTCTGAGCCCCAGTGGGTCCCTGTCAGCTGGGTGTACTGA